A single genomic interval of Syntrophus gentianae harbors:
- a CDS encoding bifunctional acetate--CoA ligase family protein/GNAT family N-acetyltransferase, producing MGRIQTMFNPRTIALIGASEKPGTVGRTTLENLLCSKKRKIYPINPAREFLLGIKSYSDITVVPGHVDLAVIATPAYSVPKMVEKCGLAGVDGVVILSAGFRETGEEGKLLEDEIGEIGKRYGMRILGPNCVGLVRPSTNLKVTLLENTPPPGDIAFISQSAALGSAILDWAADAGIGFSMFVSLGDMIDIDFGDMIDFLEEYDEATQSVLIYMESVGQARKFMSAARRFARRKPIIVLKPGRSVESAKAVQSHTGAMAGDDAVYSAAFRRAGILRVEEIAELFDAAEVLCSGKLPQGKRVAIIGSAGLSVMTTDSVIKRGGELAALSPESTGQLNTVMPSYWNKANPVYLRGGATVEQYIHTLSICIKDKAVDGVLVNYVPLNSASSTEVAQAVTDIAGKTSKPIIATWTGGKDIQEGKQTFLKHGIPVYDTPEEAVRSYMNMYNYKRYLDRLYETPAQLPEQDAPPKDRLKEILRNALAQGQTLLNEQESKEFLLAYGIPVTMPQVARNPEEAAVIAEKMGYPVVIKIVSPDLFHKMDVGGVMLGIESSNDMKSAYAKLIENVKKHAPAAALSGVAVEKMMIDVDYEILLGAKKDKDFGSVLLFGTGGTMTEAIRDYAIGLPPLNKSLATMLMEDTKAYRMLQGFRGRPTADLQRVEEIIVNFSNLVVDFPEIVEIDVNPLAISAGNVAALDARIVIERVDMTGASSAHPHLAISPYPAKYISSWMLPPDTKVILRPIRPEDEPAKYEMLFSSSPDSLRTRFFSPMKEIPHKFLIYFVNVDYDRNISIIAEIEENKKKKMIGAASIFMNADGTSGELAAFVHDAYQGRGLGPKFVHILLDIAREKSLHQVRAEVLRENTRMAGIFRNFGFSARHLEADVIEYRLKLNGPLSLLRASSNLFL from the coding sequence ATGGGTCGTATACAGACGATGTTCAATCCGAGAACGATTGCCCTGATCGGAGCATCGGAGAAACCTGGCACCGTCGGTCGAACGACTTTGGAAAACCTGCTGTGCTCGAAAAAAAGGAAAATATACCCGATAAATCCGGCAAGGGAGTTCCTGCTTGGGATCAAGAGCTATTCTGATATTACAGTTGTTCCTGGACATGTAGATCTGGCGGTTATTGCCACTCCCGCTTATTCGGTTCCGAAAATGGTGGAGAAATGCGGACTGGCAGGTGTGGACGGCGTGGTCATCCTGTCGGCTGGTTTCAGGGAAACCGGCGAAGAAGGAAAACTCCTGGAAGACGAGATCGGCGAGATCGGCAAAAGGTATGGGATGCGTATCCTTGGTCCGAACTGCGTAGGTCTTGTCCGTCCTTCCACCAATTTGAAGGTGACCCTTCTCGAAAATACTCCCCCACCGGGAGATATCGCGTTCATCTCTCAGAGTGCGGCCCTCGGAAGTGCAATCCTCGACTGGGCGGCCGATGCAGGGATCGGGTTCAGTATGTTCGTTTCCTTAGGAGACATGATCGATATCGATTTTGGGGACATGATCGATTTTCTGGAAGAATATGACGAGGCGACCCAAAGCGTTCTCATCTATATGGAAAGCGTCGGTCAGGCGAGGAAGTTCATGAGCGCAGCCCGGCGATTTGCCCGCCGGAAACCCATCATTGTCTTAAAACCCGGCAGGTCTGTTGAAAGTGCAAAAGCCGTACAGTCTCATACCGGTGCCATGGCCGGTGACGATGCGGTGTACAGCGCGGCATTTCGGCGGGCCGGCATTTTGAGGGTTGAAGAGATAGCGGAACTCTTCGATGCCGCCGAGGTGCTATGTTCGGGGAAATTACCACAAGGCAAAAGAGTTGCCATCATTGGTTCAGCCGGGCTCTCGGTGATGACCACCGATTCCGTGATCAAACGGGGCGGAGAGCTCGCTGCTCTTTCACCGGAAAGTACGGGGCAGCTCAATACCGTTATGCCGTCCTATTGGAACAAGGCCAATCCCGTTTATCTGCGCGGAGGTGCAACCGTAGAACAATATATCCATACGCTTTCGATATGCATTAAGGATAAAGCGGTGGATGGAGTCCTTGTAAATTACGTTCCCCTGAATTCCGCTTCCTCGACGGAAGTCGCGCAGGCCGTGACGGATATCGCCGGGAAAACGAGTAAGCCCATCATTGCCACGTGGACGGGTGGAAAAGATATTCAGGAGGGAAAACAGACCTTCCTGAAGCACGGAATTCCGGTCTATGATACGCCGGAAGAGGCGGTTCGAAGTTACATGAACATGTACAATTATAAAAGATATCTCGACCGCCTCTATGAAACCCCTGCCCAGTTGCCGGAACAGGATGCTCCGCCGAAGGATCGGTTGAAAGAAATTCTCAGGAATGCCCTTGCACAGGGACAGACCTTGCTCAATGAACAGGAATCGAAGGAATTTCTCTTGGCCTACGGAATTCCAGTTACAATGCCCCAGGTAGCCCGGAATCCTGAAGAGGCGGCAGTCATCGCCGAAAAAATGGGTTATCCCGTTGTGATCAAGATCGTCTCACCGGACCTTTTCCACAAAATGGATGTCGGCGGCGTCATGCTTGGGATCGAATCAAGCAATGATATGAAAAGCGCTTATGCGAAACTTATAGAGAACGTGAAGAAACATGCCCCGGCGGCCGCTCTGAGCGGGGTGGCCGTGGAAAAGATGATGATCGACGTGGATTACGAAATTCTGTTGGGGGCGAAAAAAGATAAGGATTTCGGCTCCGTTCTTCTCTTCGGAACCGGCGGGACCATGACAGAGGCCATCCGGGATTATGCCATCGGGCTTCCTCCCCTCAACAAAAGTCTGGCAACCATGCTGATGGAGGACACAAAAGCCTACCGAATGCTTCAGGGATTCCGAGGCAGACCGACAGCGGATTTGCAAAGGGTCGAAGAAATTATTGTCAATTTTTCCAATCTCGTCGTTGATTTTCCCGAAATTGTCGAGATCGATGTCAATCCCCTGGCCATCTCCGCAGGCAATGTAGCCGCCCTCGATGCAAGGATCGTCATTGAACGAGTGGATATGACAGGTGCCTCATCGGCCCATCCGCACCTGGCCATTAGTCCCTATCCCGCAAAATACATTTCCTCCTGGATGTTGCCGCCCGACACCAAAGTGATCCTCAGACCGATTCGTCCGGAAGACGAGCCGGCAAAATATGAGATGCTCTTCTCCTCTTCCCCGGACTCATTAAGGACCCGGTTCTTCTCCCCCATGAAGGAGATCCCCCATAAGTTTCTCATTTACTTCGTCAATGTCGATTACGATCGTAACATTTCAATTATTGCCGAAATAGAGGAAAACAAAAAGAAAAAAATGATCGGGGCGGCAAGCATCTTTATGAATGCAGACGGGACCTCTGGAGAACTGGCGGCTTTTGTCCATGATGCGTACCAGGGGAGAGGTCTGGGGCCCAAGTTCGTCCATATCCTCCTGGATATTGCCCGGGAGAAATCCCTGCACCAGGTCCGGGCCGAGGTGCTTCGGGAAAACACGAGGATGGCGGGGATCTTCAGGAACTTTGGTTTTTCAGCCCGTCATCTGGAGGCGGATGTCATCGAATACCGGTTGAAATTGAACGGACCCTTATCACTGTTACGAGCTTCATCCAATCTTTTCCTTTAA
- the modB gene encoding molybdate ABC transporter permease subunit produces MPGFTPTDYSAILLSIRVAIVATLISLPFGFAVAYLMTFRKFRGRVALDVLVNLPLTLPPVVVGYLLLLLLGQQGWVGRTILQPLGIQLIFTWKAAVIATAVVGFPLMVRSMRTGMETIDVRLIQASRTLGAGWFDNVITVILPLSVRGIIAGSVLMFARGLGEFGATIIVAGNIPGITQTIPLAIYEYVSSPRGDVMAMALCLVSITISVAVLIFHEWLGRKMIRTD; encoded by the coding sequence ATGCCCGGTTTTACCCCTACCGATTATTCGGCAATCCTGCTGTCAATCAGGGTGGCCATTGTGGCCACCCTGATTTCCCTTCCCTTCGGGTTTGCCGTTGCCTACCTCATGACCTTCCGAAAGTTTCGAGGGCGCGTCGCCCTGGATGTCCTGGTCAATCTTCCCCTGACGCTGCCGCCCGTTGTGGTCGGTTATCTCCTTCTGCTCCTCCTGGGACAGCAGGGGTGGGTCGGAAGGACGATCCTCCAGCCTCTGGGCATTCAGTTGATTTTCACCTGGAAGGCGGCGGTCATTGCCACAGCGGTCGTGGGTTTCCCCCTGATGGTCCGATCGATGCGGACGGGAATGGAAACGATCGACGTGCGCCTGATTCAGGCTTCCCGGACGCTCGGTGCGGGCTGGTTCGACAATGTCATAACGGTCATTCTGCCCCTTTCCGTCCGGGGAATCATTGCCGGCTCCGTTCTTATGTTCGCCCGGGGACTGGGGGAGTTCGGGGCCACGATCATCGTTGCCGGCAACATCCCCGGTATCACCCAGACGATCCCCCTGGCAATCTATGAATACGTCAGCTCCCCCCGGGGCGATGTCATGGCCATGGCCCTCTGTCTCGTGTCCATAACGATCTCCGTAGCCGTGCTCATCTTCCATGAATGGCTGGGGAGAAAAATGATCCGGACGGACTGA
- a CDS encoding TetR/AcrR family transcriptional regulator — protein MKRKRDLRKQEILQAALDVFGRTDFQRACISEIARKAKISEGTIYFYFKNKEDLFFSIPAQKIEEFCEGLEFHLQGIQDAPGKLTKMIWFYLYFFKTNPVYARILMLEMSVSKRFSKSITFDRIPVFTDRILEIVREGQEKGFFRKDLDGCLVRDILLSFLEYRVTRWLLNEESYELLENYGEIFDFIQETQRPCRQGIFSFEGLGIPSTVSSFKPPQ, from the coding sequence ATGAAGAGGAAGAGGGATTTGAGGAAGCAGGAGATTCTGCAGGCGGCGCTGGATGTCTTCGGCAGGACCGATTTTCAAAGGGCCTGCATCTCGGAGATCGCCCGAAAGGCGAAGATTTCCGAAGGGACGATTTATTTTTACTTCAAGAACAAGGAAGATCTTTTCTTCTCGATTCCGGCGCAGAAGATCGAAGAGTTCTGCGAGGGGCTCGAGTTCCACTTGCAGGGGATTCAGGATGCCCCCGGTAAACTGACAAAAATGATCTGGTTCTATCTTTATTTTTTCAAGACAAATCCGGTCTATGCACGGATCTTGATGCTGGAGATGAGCGTGAGCAAGCGTTTTTCCAAGTCGATAACCTTTGATCGGATCCCGGTCTTTACCGACAGGATTCTTGAAATTGTCAGGGAGGGTCAGGAGAAGGGCTTTTTTCGAAAAGATCTGGATGGATGCCTCGTGCGGGATATTTTGCTGTCCTTTCTGGAGTACAGGGTGACCCGTTGGCTCCTCAATGAGGAAAGTTATGAGCTTTTGGAGAATTACGGCGAGATCTTTGACTTTATTCAGGAAACTCAGCGTCCTTGTCGCCAGGGCATCTTCAGCTTCGAGGGGCTTGGAATACCGTCTACCGTATCTTCTTTCAAGCCTCCTCAATAA
- the modA gene encoding molybdate ABC transporter substrate-binding protein, protein MKNWTIKLFLAVFCFVFLTGSALAADVNLSVAASLREAVTELSADFAKKNPGVAFQRNFGASGALAKQIENGAPCDLFFSANVEWVDYLKEKKLVAAQNTATFAFNELVFVGKPGLKVSSLQDVTKLGKVAIGSPKSVPAGQYAMEALKKAGLDKQMENKLVMARDVRECLMYAERGEVDGAFVYKTDAMILAKDVKILFVVPQNYYPRVTYPVALTAAGSKKGEAAAFYKFLQSAEAKKVLTRYGFAVK, encoded by the coding sequence ATGAAAAACTGGACCATTAAACTCTTCTTGGCTGTGTTTTGTTTCGTCTTTTTGACCGGATCGGCCCTTGCGGCTGACGTTAACCTGTCCGTAGCGGCCAGTCTCAGGGAGGCGGTAACGGAACTCTCTGCGGATTTTGCAAAAAAGAATCCGGGCGTTGCTTTTCAGCGGAACTTCGGCGCCTCCGGGGCGCTGGCGAAGCAGATCGAAAACGGCGCCCCCTGTGACCTGTTCTTTTCCGCCAATGTCGAATGGGTGGACTATCTGAAAGAGAAGAAGCTGGTGGCAGCACAGAACACAGCCACCTTCGCCTTCAATGAGCTGGTTTTCGTGGGCAAGCCCGGCCTCAAGGTAAGCAGTCTTCAGGATGTGACCAAGCTGGGAAAGGTCGCCATCGGCAGCCCGAAGAGTGTCCCCGCCGGCCAGTATGCCATGGAGGCGCTCAAGAAAGCGGGATTGGACAAACAGATGGAAAATAAGCTGGTGATGGCCAGAGACGTCCGGGAATGCCTGATGTACGCCGAACGCGGTGAAGTGGACGGCGCCTTTGTCTACAAGACGGACGCGATGATCCTGGCCAAGGATGTGAAGATTCTTTTTGTCGTGCCCCAGAACTATTATCCGAGAGTGACCTATCCCGTGGCGCTCACCGCAGCTGGCAGTAAGAAGGGTGAAGCGGCTGCCTTTTACAAGTTCCTCCAATCCGCCGAGGCCAAAAAGGTCCTTACCAGATACGGCTTTGCGGTGAAATAA
- a CDS encoding TOBE domain-containing protein yields the protein MKLSARNVLSGTVSSVKKGAVNTEVVIALKGGPSVAAVITNASADNLALKDGAAASAIIKASSVIVATDMGSAKVSARNVFSGKVVKVIEGPVSAEVDLDIGGGNTLVAVITAESAKKLGLKAGESASAMIKASSIIVGV from the coding sequence ATGAAACTGAGTGCAAGGAATGTATTGAGCGGTACGGTGTCAAGCGTCAAGAAGGGGGCAGTCAATACCGAGGTCGTGATCGCTCTGAAGGGCGGACCGTCTGTTGCGGCGGTGATCACCAACGCGAGCGCCGACAATCTGGCCTTGAAAGACGGGGCGGCAGCTTCCGCCATCATCAAGGCGAGCAGTGTCATTGTCGCAACGGATATGGGAAGCGCCAAGGTCAGCGCACGCAATGTCTTCAGCGGCAAGGTGGTGAAAGTTATTGAAGGTCCTGTGAGTGCCGAAGTGGATCTGGATATCGGAGGCGGCAACACGCTCGTCGCCGTGATCACCGCAGAAAGCGCGAAGAAACTGGGACTCAAGGCAGGAGAAAGCGCCTCCGCCATGATCAAGGCCAGCAGCATCATCGTGGGAGTATAA